One genomic window of Corynebacterium pseudotuberculosis includes the following:
- a CDS encoding ABC transporter ATP-binding protein — translation MHTPKTISTDLPTTAGISTDHTSALRTENVTLSWDKHVVSTDLSVDIPTGKFTAIIGPNGCGKSTLLKSCARILAPDTGSIYLNQHNLTHLHTKEIAKQLALLPQSTITPADITVEELVRRGRFPHHNWLHQWTAEDTRAVDAALNAASVKELTHKRVTDLSGGQRQRVWLAMVLAQNTPTVLLDEPTTFLDIAHQYQLLELARSLTTQLNRTVVAVLHDLQQAVRYADHLIVMKNGSIVATGSPQEVISAELISEVFNITVRTMLIDDQLVVIPTELPVPNVAMMQG, via the coding sequence GTGCATACCCCTAAAACTATCTCTACAGATTTACCCACTACAGCTGGCATTTCCACGGATCATACGTCTGCCCTTCGCACAGAAAACGTCACCCTTAGCTGGGATAAGCATGTTGTAAGCACCGACCTTAGTGTTGACATACCCACGGGGAAGTTCACGGCTATCATCGGCCCTAATGGTTGTGGAAAGTCAACGCTGCTTAAAAGCTGTGCCCGTATTCTTGCCCCAGACACTGGGTCGATTTATCTTAATCAGCACAATCTCACCCACCTGCATACCAAGGAGATAGCCAAACAGCTTGCGCTTCTCCCCCAAAGCACCATCACTCCGGCCGATATCACGGTAGAAGAGCTCGTCCGCCGCGGACGATTCCCTCATCACAATTGGTTACATCAATGGACCGCCGAAGATACTCGTGCCGTCGACGCTGCTCTCAATGCCGCCAGTGTTAAAGAACTCACTCACAAACGCGTGACCGATTTATCCGGTGGACAGCGTCAGCGCGTATGGCTTGCAATGGTTCTAGCCCAAAATACTCCTACGGTACTTCTGGACGAACCCACCACCTTCCTAGACATCGCCCACCAGTACCAACTTCTTGAGTTAGCACGATCTCTTACAACTCAGCTCAATCGCACCGTTGTCGCGGTACTGCACGATCTACAACAGGCTGTCCGCTACGCCGACCACCTGATTGTTATGAAAAATGGCAGCATCGTAGCTACCGGTTCCCCGCAGGAAGTGATCAGCGCAGAACTCATATCCGAAGTTTTTAATATCACGGTTCGCACCATGCTTATCGACGACCAACTCGTAGTCATTCCAACCGAATTACCAGTGCCAAACGTCGCTATGATGCAGGGCTAG
- a CDS encoding FecCD family ABC transporter permease translates to MTHRRSLYTALILTLLLAISAAVAVSLPGAGITTAKVWSVFQGDDSSLAHTIVFSWRAPRIVTALFVGAALGIAGSLFQALTRNPLGSPDIIGFNTGAYTGVLLTMMAGMTSFASVAFGALAGGLATALAVMAFSVRVRIDGLRIILVGLGVSAMLSAFNRWLITRGDLNTALSAASWGAGTLNGIRWAAATPAVIALGIIVALALLLGSRIDILNLGDDTATALGLPVNPSKFVLLIVGVLLIATTTAIAGPISFIALASPHIAQRITASPRTPLLVSALTGATLLLVADIIAQRAFAPVQLPVGLVTVVIGGIYLLSLIASASRRA, encoded by the coding sequence ATGACTCATCGCCGTTCCTTGTATACCGCACTTATTCTGACACTGCTGCTGGCCATCTCCGCGGCGGTGGCTGTTTCACTGCCCGGCGCGGGCATCACCACGGCCAAAGTATGGTCGGTTTTTCAAGGCGATGATTCTAGCCTTGCTCACACCATCGTATTTTCTTGGCGAGCCCCGAGAATCGTCACAGCCCTCTTTGTAGGCGCTGCCTTAGGCATCGCAGGATCACTCTTCCAGGCATTAACCCGAAATCCGCTGGGCTCCCCGGACATTATCGGCTTTAATACGGGTGCTTATACCGGGGTTCTTCTCACCATGATGGCGGGCATGACCAGTTTTGCTTCCGTCGCTTTCGGCGCTCTCGCCGGAGGTCTGGCCACGGCCCTCGCAGTCATGGCATTCTCTGTTCGAGTGCGTATCGACGGCCTCCGCATCATCCTGGTAGGCCTTGGTGTTTCCGCAATGCTCTCGGCGTTTAACCGCTGGCTTATTACCCGTGGCGACCTCAATACCGCATTATCTGCTGCTAGCTGGGGCGCCGGAACTCTCAACGGAATCCGCTGGGCCGCAGCCACCCCCGCCGTAATAGCACTAGGCATCATCGTGGCGCTGGCGCTGCTCCTGGGCTCACGCATCGATATCCTCAATCTTGGCGACGATACCGCCACGGCGCTTGGACTCCCGGTAAATCCCAGCAAGTTTGTCCTGTTGATCGTCGGAGTCCTCCTCATTGCGACCACTACTGCCATCGCCGGACCTATTTCTTTTATCGCATTGGCCTCCCCTCATATTGCTCAACGCATCACGGCCAGCCCTCGCACGCCTCTATTAGTCTCTGCACTCACGGGCGCAACATTGCTCCTTGTCGCAGATATCATTGCGCAGCGGGCATTCGCACCCGTTCAGCTCCCCGTGGGGCTAGTCACTGTAGTTATTGGTGGCATTTACCTGCTATCTCTCATTGCCTCAGCTTCCCGACGCGCCTAA
- a CDS encoding iron chelate uptake ABC transporter family permease subunit has translation MVSTASSNPSPIRGFLRKSQPNVQRTRRSLLVVVLLLAVLLVVGSIASVMIGARLIPLPEILNALFHPDPTNVSSTIVWDRRVPRTLLAIVAGMSLGLAGTLSQALTRNPLADTGALGINSGAAFAIVVGIALFGASSPWAFLALALLGACGAAAVVYSVGTHRSATADPVRLVLSGVALSAILSGIGEGLSLVNPQAFDRLKSWMVGSVDVGTLMPLGIAGVGLAFGIVLTIACAHGLNALALGDAMATSIGASTARIRFISFIAVVILAASATAAAGVIIFLGLMVPHVARWIVGPDLPRVLITSLLLGPLVLVVADIVGRLIVPGEFPAGVVVSFIGAPFLIAYAQSRKGDM, from the coding sequence ATGGTTTCGACCGCCTCATCCAACCCTAGCCCGATCCGTGGCTTCCTTCGGAAGTCTCAGCCCAACGTACAGCGAACGCGCCGCTCACTGCTTGTCGTAGTGCTGCTGTTAGCGGTACTGCTTGTCGTAGGAAGTATCGCCAGCGTCATGATCGGCGCAAGGCTTATTCCCCTTCCTGAGATCCTTAACGCTCTATTCCATCCAGATCCCACTAATGTGTCTTCCACCATTGTGTGGGACCGACGCGTTCCGCGCACCCTCCTAGCCATTGTCGCCGGCATGTCTCTTGGTCTTGCTGGCACGCTCTCTCAGGCCCTCACTCGCAATCCGTTAGCAGACACCGGCGCACTGGGAATTAATTCGGGCGCTGCTTTTGCCATCGTGGTCGGCATCGCTCTTTTCGGTGCTTCTTCACCATGGGCATTCTTAGCACTAGCACTCCTGGGAGCATGTGGTGCAGCAGCGGTGGTGTACTCGGTGGGTACTCATCGATCAGCAACAGCAGACCCAGTCCGGCTGGTTTTATCTGGTGTGGCTCTGAGCGCAATCCTTTCAGGAATCGGCGAGGGGCTCTCCTTAGTTAATCCGCAGGCCTTTGATCGTTTAAAGAGTTGGATGGTAGGAAGCGTGGACGTCGGCACGCTTATGCCTCTGGGAATCGCCGGTGTGGGTCTTGCCTTCGGCATTGTGCTCACAATCGCTTGCGCTCACGGACTTAACGCACTTGCTTTGGGTGATGCCATGGCTACATCTATTGGCGCATCCACGGCACGCATCCGCTTCATTTCTTTTATTGCCGTAGTAATACTTGCGGCCAGTGCAACCGCTGCAGCTGGAGTCATTATCTTCCTCGGCCTTATGGTTCCCCATGTCGCCCGCTGGATTGTGGGACCTGATCTGCCTCGTGTCCTCATCACTTCCCTGCTTCTTGGACCGCTCGTTCTCGTGGTAGCGGATATTGTGGGGCGTTTGATTGTCCCCGGCGAATTTCCCGCCGGAGTGGTTGTGTCCTTTATCGGCGCACCATTTCTCATCGCTTATGCCCAAAGCAGGAAGGGAGACATGTGA
- a CDS encoding ABC transporter substrate-binding protein → MKDTQSLNTWSHRIAVMLALFLSISLIFSLAACSSEEKQSKDAGQGNADVATGGAHFSTADAETAKLGSDAAPGEFPRTVKHALGETEIKEQPKRVVVLDTGELDSVLSLGITPVGMVTTKGANPVPSYLADKVKDVKSVGTINEINVEEIAALQPDLILGSKLRADKIYAQLAEVAPTVFSIRPGFPWKENFLLIGDALGKEKEAEAKLNEYTEKVETIKASVPADTTVSLLRFMPKRIRLYGNKSLLGVILKDAGLARPENQNIDELATEISPETIDQAEGSVIFYSSYGKPDATGQDAIVNGAAWKNLNAVKNGQAHEVNDDVWFLGLGPTGAMQIVEELKELLPKK, encoded by the coding sequence GTGAAAGACACTCAATCTCTGAATACATGGAGCCACCGCATTGCTGTGATGCTGGCTCTTTTCCTTTCAATTTCCCTCATCTTTTCATTGGCCGCATGCTCATCCGAAGAAAAACAATCCAAGGATGCTGGACAAGGTAATGCTGACGTAGCCACCGGTGGTGCACACTTCTCCACGGCTGATGCAGAAACTGCAAAGCTCGGTAGCGACGCAGCTCCAGGTGAGTTCCCTCGTACTGTTAAGCACGCTTTGGGTGAGACCGAGATCAAGGAACAGCCTAAACGTGTGGTTGTTTTGGATACCGGTGAACTAGATAGCGTCCTTTCCCTAGGTATCACCCCTGTGGGAATGGTGACTACTAAGGGAGCAAACCCTGTCCCAAGTTATCTTGCAGACAAAGTAAAAGACGTTAAAAGCGTAGGAACGATCAACGAGATCAATGTAGAAGAGATTGCTGCTTTGCAGCCTGATCTGATCCTGGGCAGTAAACTGCGCGCAGACAAAATTTATGCTCAGCTCGCAGAAGTCGCACCAACTGTCTTCTCCATCCGTCCTGGATTCCCTTGGAAAGAAAACTTCCTTCTCATTGGCGATGCTCTAGGTAAAGAGAAAGAAGCAGAGGCAAAGCTGAACGAGTACACCGAAAAGGTTGAGACCATCAAGGCCTCCGTGCCAGCAGATACCACGGTCTCCCTTCTTCGTTTCATGCCTAAGCGTATTCGCCTTTATGGCAACAAGTCTCTCCTCGGTGTAATTCTTAAAGACGCAGGCCTTGCCCGTCCGGAGAATCAGAACATTGATGAGCTGGCTACTGAAATCTCTCCTGAGACTATCGACCAGGCAGAGGGAAGCGTGATCTTCTACAGTAGCTACGGCAAGCCTGATGCGACCGGCCAAGATGCCATTGTCAATGGCGCTGCGTGGAAGAACCTTAACGCGGTGAAGAATGGTCAGGCGCATGAGGTTAATGACGACGTATGGTTCCTAGGCCTTGGGCCCACCGGTGCTATGCAGATCGTGGAAGAACTCAAAGAACTGCTCCCCAAGAAGTAG
- the crgA gene encoding cell division protein CrgA: MPKSKITQSSAPFASSSTSNRTPVKINSTGTPVWYKTIMFGLILAGLLWLIVNYLAGEDIAFMMSLGAWNYGIGFGLFIVGLLMTMGWR; this comes from the coding sequence ATGCCAAAGTCAAAGATCACCCAGAGCTCCGCTCCTTTTGCGTCGAGCTCTACCTCTAACCGCACCCCGGTGAAGATCAATTCCACGGGCACTCCAGTGTGGTACAAAACCATCATGTTCGGCCTTATTCTGGCCGGTCTACTATGGCTTATTGTCAACTACCTCGCAGGTGAAGATATCGCTTTCATGATGTCCCTTGGCGCATGGAATTATGGCATCGGTTTCGGTCTGTTTATTGTGGGGCTACTCATGACTATGGGATGGCGCTAG
- the pknB gene encoding Stk1 family PASTA domain-containing Ser/Thr kinase: MNDVIAGRYELGEVIGTGGMSEVYSATDTLLGREVAIKMLRADLARDVNFRERFRREAQNSGKLNHPAIVAVYDTGETERAGISTPYIVMERVHGRTLRDIVREDGPLSPTEAAQTLLPVCQALQFSHDAGIIHRDIKPANVMITNTGAVKIMDFGIARALDDATSAMTQTSAVIGTAQYLSPEQARGKLADARSDVYALGCVLYETLTGRPPFEGETPFAVAYQHVQEDPAKPSEFVSDLTPTAAVNVDAVVLTAMAKHPGDRYQTAMEMGADLERLARHAVTEAARHYVSPASLISQEPNPTTIVPVTQLDQPEADPVTSRAERAGYERSAFAGPAHAAEEDRSGMSKAMKAVLAVLAVLVLGVGGAFAYDYVSNSSKNRSLVNIPKLEKTSQQDAVNQLEQLGLQVNVIEEANPEVPRGKVIRTNPTSGSSVQKNTTVTVIVSSGKEVTEVPDLARKNTADAAKILEEAGLQLDSTVREESSDSVPNGEIIEQTPSAGSQVSRGSKVVITVSTGVQNVRVPVVTGMKWDQAEGNLTSLGFVPDVRTVDAPEPAGTVVAVSGEGTEVPKGSTITVKVSNGQMFNVPNITRLTVADAVRALNAAGWTGTASKLTQGERVPTVSLSDQNLIASQVPAAGTPLRKDSPIEIHLYEFSLSALTGTR, from the coding sequence ATGAACGATGTGATTGCTGGCCGCTATGAGCTTGGTGAGGTCATCGGCACGGGTGGAATGTCAGAGGTCTACTCTGCCACCGATACTCTCCTTGGCCGCGAAGTCGCCATAAAGATGCTGCGTGCAGACCTTGCCCGCGATGTGAATTTCCGCGAGCGGTTTCGCAGAGAAGCCCAAAACTCCGGCAAGCTGAATCACCCAGCGATTGTTGCGGTGTATGACACTGGCGAGACCGAACGAGCGGGCATCAGCACTCCTTACATCGTGATGGAACGGGTGCACGGTCGAACCCTCCGGGATATCGTGCGAGAAGACGGCCCACTTTCCCCAACAGAAGCCGCACAAACGTTGCTTCCGGTATGCCAAGCGCTGCAGTTTAGCCACGACGCCGGGATCATTCACCGCGACATTAAACCCGCAAACGTGATGATCACTAATACGGGCGCGGTAAAAATTATGGACTTTGGCATCGCCCGCGCGCTTGACGACGCCACCAGCGCCATGACGCAGACCTCCGCAGTGATCGGCACCGCCCAGTATCTCTCCCCTGAGCAAGCCCGAGGCAAGCTTGCCGACGCCCGCTCCGATGTCTACGCCCTGGGCTGCGTACTTTATGAGACCCTTACCGGGCGTCCTCCCTTTGAAGGAGAAACACCCTTCGCCGTCGCCTATCAGCATGTCCAAGAGGACCCGGCCAAGCCCAGTGAATTTGTTTCCGATCTCACCCCTACTGCTGCGGTGAACGTCGATGCCGTAGTCCTCACAGCGATGGCCAAGCACCCTGGTGATCGCTACCAAACGGCTATGGAAATGGGTGCGGATCTTGAACGTCTAGCTCGGCATGCTGTGACAGAAGCTGCTCGCCATTACGTTTCACCTGCCAGCTTGATCAGCCAAGAGCCTAACCCCACCACTATCGTTCCCGTCACTCAGCTAGATCAGCCGGAAGCGGATCCGGTCACGTCGCGAGCAGAAAGAGCCGGATATGAGCGCTCTGCTTTTGCTGGCCCGGCTCATGCCGCGGAAGAAGATCGATCCGGCATGAGCAAAGCAATGAAGGCGGTTCTTGCGGTTCTTGCAGTGCTGGTGCTCGGCGTAGGCGGCGCTTTTGCCTACGATTATGTGAGCAACAGCAGCAAAAATAGATCATTAGTCAATATTCCCAAGTTGGAAAAGACGTCTCAGCAAGATGCAGTGAACCAGCTAGAGCAGCTGGGTCTCCAGGTCAATGTGATCGAAGAGGCTAACCCCGAGGTGCCACGGGGGAAAGTCATCAGAACCAACCCCACAAGCGGTTCCTCAGTACAAAAAAACACCACTGTTACAGTGATTGTTTCTTCTGGCAAGGAAGTCACTGAGGTCCCTGATCTTGCGCGCAAGAATACCGCAGATGCAGCGAAGATTCTTGAAGAAGCCGGATTGCAGTTGGATTCAACTGTTCGTGAAGAAAGCTCAGATAGCGTTCCTAATGGAGAAATCATAGAGCAAACTCCAAGCGCTGGCTCGCAAGTTTCCCGAGGCTCAAAGGTGGTCATCACCGTATCTACTGGAGTGCAAAATGTTCGTGTTCCGGTGGTGACAGGAATGAAGTGGGACCAGGCAGAAGGCAATCTCACGTCACTGGGATTTGTACCCGATGTACGTACTGTGGATGCTCCCGAACCAGCCGGTACCGTTGTTGCCGTCTCTGGCGAGGGAACTGAAGTGCCTAAGGGATCAACAATCACGGTCAAGGTATCCAACGGCCAAATGTTTAACGTCCCCAACATCACTCGGCTTACCGTTGCTGATGCCGTAAGGGCGCTTAATGCTGCAGGTTGGACGGGTACTGCTTCTAAGCTCACTCAGGGAGAACGCGTACCCACGGTATCTTTGTCCGATCAGAATTTGATCGCTTCCCAGGTTCCGGCCGCCGGCACCCCACTACGCAAAGATTCACCAATAGAAATTCATCTCTATGAATTCAGCCTCTCAGCTCTTACTGGCACTCGCTAG
- a CDS encoding serine/threonine-protein kinase: MSIDYASPDPALQALIGDDYRLQWVVGTGGMSTVWLADDTRNQREVAVKVLRPEFSDNNEFLSRFRNEALASENIISENVVQTFDYRELTDPSGRTLCFIVMEYVRGESLADMLARKGTLDEDLALDVLEQAAHGLSIIHRMGMVHRDIKPGNLLITQNGKVKITDFGIAKAAAAVPLTRTGMVVGTAQYVSPEQAQGKDVTEASDVYSLGVVGYEMLAGRRPFTGDSSVSVAIAHINQAPPALPTTVSAPARELIGIALRKDPAHRYADGNELALAVSTTRMGQRPPQPQSAQLQQIAPEPTPTASTHALGQTAQPTTVIPATGEVPQTVSVGQMTGTHTGYSAAPATIPPEEKKKSSGGVGTGLAVGVLLAALFGAGVWAASQGIFGDLLGGSDQPSSSVNPETITATVTETPTIREEPRPIQRPQVTPTISSEPSEFPDASESVVPLPPTDNPRTAPTVDLNERSQVPSTHQNTSPTPTRGNGSDPIADLLNTLNTPEQGGAP; this comes from the coding sequence ATGAGCATTGATTACGCTTCTCCAGATCCCGCGCTTCAGGCCCTCATCGGCGACGACTATCGTCTCCAGTGGGTTGTGGGTACCGGCGGCATGTCTACAGTATGGCTTGCCGACGACACCCGTAACCAACGCGAGGTAGCAGTCAAGGTCCTGCGTCCTGAGTTTTCTGATAACAATGAGTTCCTCTCCAGGTTCCGCAACGAGGCGCTCGCCAGCGAGAACATCATCTCAGAAAACGTTGTACAAACTTTTGATTATCGCGAACTCACCGACCCATCTGGCCGGACATTGTGCTTCATTGTCATGGAATATGTGCGTGGTGAGTCTCTCGCAGACATGTTGGCGCGTAAAGGAACCCTCGATGAGGATCTTGCCCTCGATGTCCTCGAGCAGGCGGCCCATGGCCTATCCATTATTCACAGGATGGGCATGGTTCACCGCGATATTAAGCCCGGAAACCTCCTGATTACCCAAAACGGCAAAGTAAAAATCACCGATTTTGGTATAGCCAAGGCGGCGGCCGCTGTCCCGTTGACTCGCACCGGCATGGTAGTGGGAACTGCACAATACGTCTCACCGGAGCAAGCTCAGGGTAAAGATGTCACTGAAGCATCAGACGTCTATTCCCTTGGCGTTGTGGGGTATGAGATGCTCGCCGGCAGACGTCCTTTCACAGGTGATTCCTCTGTCTCGGTAGCTATCGCCCATATCAACCAGGCACCACCCGCTCTTCCCACTACGGTTTCCGCCCCAGCCCGTGAGCTTATCGGTATCGCCTTACGTAAGGATCCAGCGCATCGATATGCCGACGGCAATGAGCTTGCCCTGGCAGTGTCTACTACCCGTATGGGGCAGCGTCCCCCGCAGCCTCAGTCAGCACAGCTCCAGCAGATAGCACCCGAACCAACCCCTACTGCTTCAACCCACGCATTAGGTCAGACGGCACAACCCACCACGGTTATCCCAGCCACTGGAGAGGTTCCGCAGACTGTTTCTGTTGGTCAGATGACGGGAACTCATACTGGTTATAGCGCAGCTCCCGCAACAATTCCGCCGGAGGAAAAGAAAAAGAGCTCTGGCGGAGTAGGCACTGGTCTCGCTGTGGGAGTTCTCCTCGCAGCATTATTTGGTGCCGGCGTATGGGCTGCCAGCCAAGGTATCTTTGGCGATTTGTTGGGAGGAAGTGACCAGCCCAGTAGTTCGGTCAATCCCGAGACGATTACCGCAACGGTCACGGAAACGCCTACGATTCGGGAAGAACCACGGCCAATCCAGCGTCCACAGGTAACTCCTACGATTAGCAGTGAACCTTCGGAATTTCCTGATGCCTCAGAATCTGTTGTTCCGCTGCCGCCCACGGACAATCCCCGAACAGCGCCGACCGTAGATCTCAACGAGAGGTCGCAAGTTCCTTCCACTCATCAGAATACGTCTCCCACTCCAACACGCGGAAACGGTTCTGACCCCATCGCCGATCTATTGAACACTCTTAATACCCCAGAACAAGGAGGTGCCCCATGA
- a CDS encoding penicillin-binding transpeptidase domain-containing protein: MNRSIRFTSVFALLLILVLLVNLTRIQGFSQEKYAQSPYNRRAFIEAKSQARGQISAGGQVLAESYKDENGYYQRRYVTNPIAYGPVQGYLSDIYGTAGLESSYNGILNGTDDSLGFSRWWDDLLGNEHKGANVELTLVPSVQEVAYNQLANAGYEGAVVALRPSTGEVLAMASTPSFDPAAIVDPTTAESTWAALNSNPGNPLLNHATQEILPPGSTFKVITTAAGLNAGYGPDSKLTGQSQITLPGTTATLENYAGQTCAGAKEVTLATAFQFSCNTAFVQMGIDTGAEKLQEAANAFGVGDSYDLGIGMARGTIGDISSAAARGQSAIGQKDVAMSVLQNAVIAATVANGGKRMEPYLVSKIVGQDLKTISETKPRELNQAISPQVSTTLTQLMRLSERHTAGYTGADIASKTGTAEHGEDSRNSNPHAWYIAFGPSVNADVAVAVVVKNGGSAGQAATGGSVAAPIGRAVIAAAQAARGAQR, encoded by the coding sequence ATGAACCGATCAATCCGTTTTACTAGCGTCTTCGCGCTTCTTCTCATTCTTGTCCTCCTAGTTAACCTAACTAGGATCCAAGGTTTCAGCCAGGAAAAATACGCACAGAGTCCTTATAACCGGCGAGCCTTCATCGAGGCAAAGTCACAGGCTCGCGGACAAATCTCTGCTGGCGGCCAGGTACTGGCCGAGTCCTATAAAGACGAGAATGGTTACTACCAGCGTCGCTACGTGACCAATCCCATTGCCTATGGGCCAGTACAGGGGTATCTATCCGATATCTATGGAACCGCAGGGTTGGAGTCAAGCTACAACGGGATCCTCAACGGCACGGATGATTCTCTGGGATTCTCACGGTGGTGGGACGATCTCCTGGGCAACGAGCATAAGGGCGCTAACGTAGAGCTCACTCTAGTCCCCAGTGTGCAAGAAGTTGCTTATAATCAGCTGGCCAACGCTGGCTATGAGGGTGCCGTAGTAGCACTGCGCCCTTCTACTGGTGAGGTACTCGCCATGGCCTCTACGCCGAGTTTCGATCCTGCTGCGATCGTGGATCCCACGACTGCAGAATCCACGTGGGCAGCGCTTAATTCCAACCCGGGAAACCCACTCCTTAACCATGCAACTCAGGAGATTCTGCCACCAGGATCCACGTTCAAGGTGATTACAACTGCAGCGGGCCTCAACGCCGGGTATGGTCCAGATTCTAAGCTCACTGGCCAATCTCAGATTACGCTTCCCGGAACTACGGCAACATTAGAGAACTACGCTGGCCAAACATGCGCCGGCGCTAAAGAAGTCACCCTAGCTACGGCCTTCCAGTTTTCCTGTAATACCGCCTTTGTACAGATGGGTATAGATACAGGCGCCGAAAAGCTGCAGGAAGCAGCTAATGCTTTTGGTGTTGGGGATTCCTACGATCTCGGGATTGGTATGGCACGTGGAACGATCGGAGATATTTCTTCTGCAGCGGCCCGCGGGCAATCTGCGATTGGCCAAAAAGACGTAGCAATGTCCGTCCTACAAAATGCGGTTATCGCTGCAACAGTGGCTAATGGCGGCAAGCGAATGGAACCTTACCTGGTCTCCAAGATTGTTGGACAGGATTTAAAGACGATTTCTGAGACCAAACCCCGCGAGCTCAATCAGGCGATCAGCCCTCAGGTAAGCACTACGTTAACCCAGCTCATGAGACTTTCTGAGCGCCATACGGCAGGATATACTGGCGCAGACATCGCCTCCAAGACGGGTACTGCTGAACACGGTGAAGATTCTCGAAATTCCAACCCCCACGCGTGGTATATCGCCTTTGGACCTTCTGTTAACGCCGATGTTGCCGTAGCCGTGGTGGTAAAAAACGGTGGTTCAGCTGGCCAGGCAGCAACTGGTGGTTCGGTAGCCGCCCCAATTGGTCGGGCAGTAATCGCAGCAGCTCAAGCAGCGCGTGGCGCGCAGAGATAG
- a CDS encoding FtsW/RodA/SpoVE family cell cycle protein — MSFAQRLASRRIEFGLLVLATVLIGVTLINLNMAQGLKVTTETLWVIGGFIGVFTIAHLAICFTAPNADQLMLPVASVLNGLGLVTVYRLDLATGKSLAGRQVIWTLVAIILMIVVLTVIRNHRILSRYSYILGLLGLVLLALPLVWPTKMNADANIWISIGPFSVQPGEFSKILLLLFFAQLLVNKRALFNVAGYRLLGLEFPRLRDLGPILAVWFFAILVMAGENDFGPALLLFSTVLGMLYLATNRVSWLLIGAMLVVIGGTTLYQISSKIQSRVNNFMDPLANFNGTGYQLSQSLFGLSSGGVAGSGLGQGHPELIPVAESDFILAVLGEEIGLVGLAAILVLFAIFVTRGFRTALRARDSYGKLVASGLSLTIAIQVFVVTAGITALMPMTGLTTPFMSQGGSSLMANYILLGLILRISHSAHSGQSDVAGATAQGGSSVGHRPVVSKEAQR, encoded by the coding sequence ATGTCTTTTGCTCAACGCCTTGCCTCACGACGCATCGAATTTGGCTTGCTTGTCCTGGCCACTGTTCTCATCGGAGTCACCCTGATCAACCTGAACATGGCGCAGGGTCTCAAGGTAACCACGGAAACGCTGTGGGTGATCGGTGGGTTCATCGGAGTATTCACCATTGCGCATCTGGCCATTTGCTTCACAGCACCCAATGCAGACCAGCTCATGCTTCCCGTGGCCAGTGTGCTTAACGGGCTGGGGTTAGTTACCGTCTATAGACTCGACTTGGCCACTGGTAAATCGCTAGCTGGCCGGCAGGTTATATGGACGCTCGTGGCTATCATTTTGATGATCGTAGTACTCACTGTGATCCGTAATCACCGAATACTCTCTCGGTATTCATATATCTTGGGTTTGCTTGGGCTTGTGCTTCTTGCACTGCCACTCGTATGGCCCACCAAGATGAACGCCGACGCTAATATTTGGATCTCCATTGGCCCCTTCTCTGTTCAGCCAGGAGAATTTTCCAAGATTCTGCTGTTGCTTTTCTTCGCCCAATTATTAGTGAACAAGCGAGCGCTTTTTAATGTGGCGGGATACCGCCTCTTAGGCCTCGAATTCCCTCGGCTGCGGGACCTCGGTCCTATCTTGGCTGTCTGGTTCTTTGCCATTCTGGTGATGGCCGGTGAGAATGACTTTGGCCCAGCACTCCTGCTGTTCAGCACAGTATTGGGCATGCTCTACCTAGCCACCAACCGCGTCTCATGGCTACTCATCGGCGCCATGCTGGTGGTCATCGGCGGTACTACGTTGTACCAGATCTCTTCCAAGATCCAATCCCGAGTAAACAATTTTATGGATCCCCTAGCCAACTTCAATGGCACGGGATATCAGCTCTCTCAATCATTGTTCGGACTTTCCTCGGGCGGCGTTGCCGGTTCAGGTCTCGGACAAGGCCATCCAGAGCTCATTCCGGTCGCAGAATCCGACTTCATACTTGCCGTTCTCGGCGAGGAAATCGGCCTCGTAGGCCTGGCAGCTATTCTGGTTCTTTTTGCCATCTTTGTTACCCGTGGTTTCCGTACGGCATTACGCGCACGTGATTCCTACGGAAAGCTCGTTGCCTCTGGACTTTCCCTCACCATTGCTATTCAAGTATTTGTGGTGACCGCCGGCATTACAGCCCTCATGCCAATGACTGGTTTGACCACACCTTTTATGTCCCAAGGCGGCTCCAGCCTCATGGCTAACTACATCCTTCTTGGGTTGATCCTGCGGATCTCTCACTCGGCACACTCCGGACAGTCTGATGTCGCAGGAGCTACTGCTCAAGGTGGGTCTTCTGTTGGACATAGGCCAGTTGTTAGCAAGGAGGCTCAACGATGA